A window of Parasynechococcus marenigrum WH 8102 contains these coding sequences:
- a CDS encoding aromatic ring-hydroxylating dioxygenase subunit alpha: MHPTWTEQWWPISYLQDLDPQRPNRFTLLERDLVIWWDQSGESWRVFPDVCPHRLVPLSEGRINDAGQLECPYHGWSFDGDGQCRQIPQALENTQPDSRRSRCASLPTASAQGLLFVWMGSPDSADPEQLPLVPALEENPDSWTVQDTFRDLPMDAVTLLENVLDVSHVPFTHHKTVGKRENAAPVEATITAEDASGFKAYWEEGPRRGKLGAQSTTFLAPQLMWHDLTAKGFGRILTVVYAVPIRRGECRLFARFPFQFQSALPRLLIGLRPRWLQHIGNHKVLEDDQVFLHWQERTLEAAGGSAAAERAFFLPTAADVYVAALHRWLNHNGGEPFAGQPLPNRQPTTALMDRYVSHTIHCRSCSTALIWIRRAQPVCWGLLWLGAILIGINGGWGLISIGLIVSAGGALGLRQTKRWERGLLAGDGQAPRNQPKSLRRVPLSDGR; encoded by the coding sequence ATGCATCCCACCTGGACAGAACAGTGGTGGCCGATCAGCTACCTGCAGGATCTCGATCCGCAGCGCCCCAATCGCTTCACGCTGCTGGAGCGCGATCTGGTCATCTGGTGGGACCAATCAGGTGAATCCTGGCGCGTTTTTCCCGACGTTTGCCCCCATCGGCTTGTCCCCCTGAGTGAGGGGCGCATCAACGATGCAGGCCAACTCGAATGTCCCTACCACGGCTGGAGTTTCGACGGTGATGGCCAGTGCCGGCAGATCCCCCAGGCCCTGGAGAACACCCAACCGGACAGCCGACGATCCCGTTGCGCCAGCCTGCCGACCGCCAGCGCTCAGGGACTGCTGTTTGTGTGGATGGGCTCCCCGGACAGCGCAGATCCCGAGCAGCTGCCGCTGGTGCCGGCACTGGAGGAGAACCCCGACAGCTGGACGGTGCAGGACACGTTCCGCGACCTGCCCATGGACGCCGTCACCCTGCTGGAAAACGTGCTGGATGTGAGCCACGTGCCGTTCACGCACCACAAAACCGTGGGCAAGCGGGAGAACGCAGCCCCGGTGGAAGCCACAATCACGGCAGAAGACGCCAGTGGCTTCAAGGCCTATTGGGAGGAGGGGCCACGGCGGGGCAAGCTCGGCGCCCAGTCCACCACGTTCCTGGCACCGCAGCTGATGTGGCATGACCTCACCGCCAAGGGTTTCGGTCGCATCCTCACCGTGGTTTACGCGGTGCCGATCCGTCGCGGCGAATGCCGCCTGTTTGCACGCTTCCCGTTCCAGTTCCAGTCAGCCTTGCCACGGCTGCTGATCGGCCTGCGACCCCGCTGGCTGCAGCACATCGGCAACCACAAGGTGCTGGAAGACGATCAGGTTTTCCTTCACTGGCAGGAACGCACCCTGGAAGCGGCCGGGGGCAGCGCTGCGGCTGAGCGGGCCTTTTTCCTGCCCACGGCTGCAGACGTCTACGTGGCAGCGTTGCATCGCTGGCTTAACCACAACGGTGGTGAGCCATTTGCCGGCCAGCCTCTACCGAACCGTCAGCCGACAACGGCGTTGATGGATCGCTATGTCTCCCACACCATCCATTGCCGCAGCTGCTCAACCGCACTGATCTGGATCCGTCGGGCTCAACCGGTCTGCTGGGGGTTGTTGTGGTTGGGAGCCATCCTCATCGGCATTAATGGGGGCTGGGGGCTCATCAGCATCGGTCTGATCGTCAGTGCCGGCGGAGCCCTGGGGTTGAGGCAGACCAAGCGCTGGGAACGTGGCCTGTTGGCCGGCGATGGCCAGGCCCCGCGCAACCAACCGAAGTCATTGAGAAGGGTGCCTCTGTCTGACGGTCGTTGA
- a CDS encoding cell division protein SepF encodes MVNSRSDGWHDVVVLMPDQFNDALEAVLAVREQRTVVLNLSRLTPDLAQRAADLVSGGVHALDGQQQRISETVLLLAPAGVAINRIAGTDRAQP; translated from the coding sequence ATGGTGAACAGTCGCTCCGATGGATGGCACGACGTGGTTGTGCTGATGCCCGATCAGTTCAATGACGCCCTGGAAGCCGTGCTGGCTGTGCGGGAACAACGCACTGTGGTGCTCAATTTGAGTCGTCTCACTCCAGATCTTGCCCAGCGCGCCGCTGATCTGGTCTCAGGAGGGGTGCATGCCCTGGATGGCCAGCAGCAACGCATCAGTGAAACGGTGCTGCTGCTGGCCCCCGCCGGCGTCGCCATCAACCGCATCGCTGGCACGGACCGGGCTCAACCCTGA
- a CDS encoding DUF3721 domain-containing protein, whose protein sequence is MLLALLGLGLWGGVVSAHDHGGQPKQAMFKTRAEAEAAAPGFGCQGAHPMGEMWMVCEKHGQSEQHGH, encoded by the coding sequence ATGTTGCTCGCTTTGCTGGGCCTGGGGCTCTGGGGAGGGGTTGTGTCAGCTCATGATCACGGCGGGCAACCGAAGCAGGCGATGTTCAAGACGCGCGCTGAAGCGGAGGCAGCGGCTCCTGGCTTTGGCTGCCAAGGGGCCCATCCCATGGGTGAGATGTGGATGGTCTGTGAGAAGCATGGTCAATCCGAGCAGCACGGACACTGA
- the arsS gene encoding arsenosugar biosynthesis radical SAM (seleno)protein ArsS (Some members of this family are selenoproteins.) — protein sequence MLITRSLPFPPLQRRALTTLQVNLGYRCNQSCSHCHVNAGPTRTEMMSAELVALIPSVLGRRAIRCLDLTGGAPELHPDFRSLVRRARDQGVAVIDRCNLTILSEPGHDTLAQFLADHRVGVIASLPCYSAANVDQQRGDGVFERSLEGLRMLNDLGYGSGDPERSLDLVFNPHGPSLPPAQGLLEADYKRELGSMGIRFDRLLTLANMPIQRFSRQLELQGRLTAYQRLLEEAHNPANLAAVMCRQLLSVDWQGHLYDCDFNQQLALSAQGGVRHLRDLLDDSMVIEGDPIRTAQHCFGCTAGAGSSCGGALQG from the coding sequence GTGCTGATCACCCGTTCACTGCCCTTCCCCCCGCTGCAGCGCCGGGCTCTCACCACCCTTCAGGTGAATCTCGGCTATCGCTGCAATCAGAGCTGCAGCCACTGCCACGTCAATGCCGGTCCCACCAGGACCGAAATGATGAGCGCGGAGCTGGTGGCGCTGATTCCTTCCGTGCTGGGGCGACGAGCGATCCGTTGTTTGGACCTCACCGGCGGGGCTCCCGAACTTCACCCTGACTTCCGTTCCCTGGTGCGTCGCGCCCGGGATCAGGGGGTTGCTGTGATCGATCGCTGCAATCTCACGATTCTTTCGGAGCCGGGACATGACACCTTGGCCCAATTTCTGGCCGACCATCGGGTCGGGGTGATCGCCTCCCTGCCCTGTTACAGCGCCGCCAATGTCGACCAACAGCGGGGCGATGGAGTGTTTGAACGCAGCCTTGAGGGTCTTCGGATGTTGAATGACCTCGGCTACGGCAGTGGGGACCCGGAACGATCCCTTGATCTGGTGTTCAATCCGCATGGTCCGTCTCTTCCCCCAGCTCAGGGGCTGCTGGAGGCCGATTACAAACGCGAGCTCGGATCCATGGGCATCCGCTTCGACCGGCTGCTGACCCTGGCCAACATGCCGATTCAGCGCTTCTCCCGCCAGTTGGAGCTGCAAGGTCGGCTGACCGCCTATCAGCGCCTGCTGGAGGAGGCCCACAACCCCGCCAATCTCGCGGCCGTGATGTGTCGCCAACTGCTCAGTGTCGATTGGCAAGGTCATCTTTATGACTGCGATTTCAACCAGCAACTGGCCCTGTCAGCCCAGGGCGGCGTTCGTCATCTGCGCGATCTGCTGGATGACTCGATGGTGATCGAGGGTGATCCGATCCGAACGGCGCAGCATTGTTTCGGCTGCACGGCGGGGGCGGGATCGAGCTGCGGTGGGGCACTTCAGGGTTGA
- a CDS encoding Fur family transcriptional regulator — MPSPSAPADGSLQQGLHQDGRRLTPQRKRVLELFEHRGSGCHLSAEEVHQQLASLQLKVSLATVYRTLRLLADMGFLQELELSEGGRRFELAHGDHRDHHHLVCIRCGRTEEFESEPVLMAGADAAQQFGFKLIESSLNVRALCPNCQD; from the coding sequence CTGCCCTCCCCGTCTGCTCCCGCCGATGGATCTCTGCAGCAGGGCCTCCACCAGGACGGTCGTCGTCTGACACCCCAGCGGAAACGGGTTCTCGAGTTGTTCGAACATCGCGGCTCAGGCTGCCATTTGAGCGCCGAGGAGGTGCATCAACAACTGGCCTCCCTGCAGCTGAAGGTCTCGCTGGCGACCGTGTACCGAACCCTCCGCCTGCTGGCGGATATGGGATTTCTGCAGGAGTTGGAGCTCAGTGAAGGCGGCCGTCGCTTTGAGCTTGCCCATGGGGATCACCGCGATCACCACCACTTGGTGTGCATCCGCTGCGGCCGCACCGAAGAATTTGAAAGTGAGCCTGTGCTGATGGCCGGCGCCGATGCCGCACAGCAGTTCGGCTTCAAATTGATCGAGTCCAGTCTCAATGTGCGGGCCCTGTGCCCCAATTGTCAGGACTGA
- a CDS encoding DOMON-like domain-containing protein, whose product MARLAVMLLQASRLVPFERSVPHGLQVSGELIWNRDGQLELSFGVLAAAVSSLSELVVPDGLIDGPQVAGQRRDELWTTTCFEAFLAIPDQPGYWEINLAPNGDWASYRFEGYRSGQSQQPLDSAPEITLRRWHHQLRLDARLDLSSWWPNECCPELSLTTVLDRGANGISHWALRHGDSRADFHDRSTFLQA is encoded by the coding sequence ATGGCACGCCTCGCCGTGATGCTGCTTCAGGCCTCCCGTCTGGTGCCGTTTGAGCGTTCTGTCCCCCATGGACTCCAGGTGAGCGGTGAACTGATCTGGAATCGAGACGGTCAGCTGGAGCTCAGCTTCGGTGTACTGGCTGCCGCGGTCTCCAGCCTTAGTGAGCTCGTGGTGCCGGACGGTCTGATTGATGGTCCTCAGGTGGCTGGGCAGCGCCGAGATGAGCTCTGGACCACCACCTGCTTCGAGGCATTTCTCGCCATTCCGGATCAACCGGGCTACTGGGAGATCAACCTGGCGCCCAACGGGGACTGGGCCTCGTACCGCTTCGAGGGCTACCGCTCGGGCCAGTCTCAACAGCCCCTCGACAGCGCACCCGAGATCACCCTGCGCCGCTGGCACCATCAGCTTCGTCTTGATGCCCGGCTGGATCTGTCCAGCTGGTGGCCGAATGAATGCTGCCCGGAGCTGTCCCTCACCACCGTGCTGGATCGAGGGGCCAACGGCATCAGCCACTGGGCCCTGCGCCACGGCGACAGTCGGGCTGACTTCCACGACCGCAGCACCTTTCTGCAGGCCTGA
- a CDS encoding DUF3764 family protein encodes METHVLTFSITKPFVEWARFYDQSAPFQRAAGITSLYRGVSKDDPSKVCAVMQALPGVMEQFIEDNTELIVSSGHVLESTVSQVFLAG; translated from the coding sequence ATGGAGACTCACGTGCTCACTTTCAGCATCACCAAGCCTTTCGTCGAGTGGGCCAGGTTCTACGACCAATCAGCGCCCTTCCAAAGAGCAGCCGGCATCACTTCGCTCTATCGCGGTGTCAGCAAAGACGACCCCAGCAAGGTGTGTGCCGTCATGCAAGCCCTACCCGGTGTGATGGAGCAGTTCATTGAAGACAACACCGAGTTGATCGTCTCCTCCGGTCACGTTCTGGAGAGCACCGTCAGCCAGGTGTTCCTCGCCGGCTGA
- a CDS encoding glutathione S-transferase family protein, which yields MSLTLYGGPKTRASMPRWYLEEKGIPYELKELDLRGNQHRQPDYLTINPFGKLPALVDTSHQGLDGQPPKLFESGAILLHLAEHHAGEITSASQRSLIAQWLLFANATLAIALFVPSNREREFPRLMEELNRQLTTGRPLVGDQWGAADCAVTAYLAYLPIFFPQEDLSPYPAIQSLITSTQQRPAYRKVMGMA from the coding sequence ATGAGCCTCACTTTGTATGGCGGTCCAAAAACGCGTGCCTCGATGCCGCGTTGGTACCTCGAGGAAAAAGGGATTCCCTACGAGCTCAAGGAGCTGGATCTGCGGGGAAACCAGCACCGACAACCTGATTACCTGACGATCAATCCGTTCGGAAAGTTGCCGGCTCTGGTTGACACGTCCCATCAGGGACTGGACGGTCAACCGCCGAAACTGTTTGAGTCTGGAGCCATCTTGCTGCACCTAGCGGAGCACCATGCCGGCGAGATCACATCAGCTTCGCAACGCTCGCTGATCGCGCAGTGGCTGTTGTTTGCCAACGCGACTCTGGCCATTGCTCTGTTTGTTCCCAGCAACCGTGAGCGGGAGTTCCCGAGGTTGATGGAGGAATTGAACCGCCAGCTCACAACTGGTCGGCCCCTGGTGGGGGATCAGTGGGGTGCAGCCGACTGTGCCGTCACGGCGTATCTCGCTTATCTACCGATCTTCTTCCCCCAGGAGGATCTTTCCCCTTATCCGGCGATTCAAAGCCTGATCACCAGCACGCAGCAGCGACCGGCCTACCGAAAGGTGATGGGCATGGCTTGA
- a CDS encoding lytic transglycosylase domain-containing protein, with translation MGRRSVLITAALVAVASPITLALVLQGSGTSDNRSGLSAVAAVQRRYPSVPAQPKAAADLLESVEAALRDPSTAKADLPDLGHQQQVIYRVLSKDAVRSTEVVAALPLRWRSVAERHLAARREFLRMSRGRGPSTLPAWRIIPPEPAEQLISYYKKAEASTGIEWEVLAAVNLVETGMGRIDGVSVANAQGPMQFLPTTWTEPGIGAGDISDPHDAIQAAARYLVRRGGLKNIRRGLWGYNNSDYYGRAVLLYASLMKDDPRAYTGLYHWEIHFNADAGDLWLPVGYNQQRPIAVKDYLLRHPESRPPAS, from the coding sequence ATGGGACGTCGTTCCGTCCTGATCACCGCTGCACTGGTCGCTGTGGCATCACCCATCACCCTCGCCTTGGTCCTTCAGGGCAGCGGCACGAGCGACAACCGATCGGGGCTGTCCGCCGTTGCGGCCGTTCAACGGCGCTATCCAAGCGTTCCCGCCCAGCCCAAGGCAGCCGCCGACCTCCTGGAATCAGTGGAAGCAGCGTTGCGAGACCCTTCCACGGCCAAGGCTGATCTGCCGGATCTGGGGCATCAGCAACAGGTGATCTACCGGGTGCTCTCCAAGGACGCCGTTCGCTCGACGGAGGTGGTGGCCGCACTGCCATTGCGATGGCGGAGCGTGGCCGAACGGCACCTGGCGGCACGCCGGGAATTCCTGCGCATGAGCCGCGGTCGGGGCCCCTCCACCCTGCCGGCCTGGCGCATCATTCCGCCGGAGCCTGCCGAGCAGCTGATCAGCTACTACAAGAAGGCCGAGGCCTCAACCGGCATCGAATGGGAGGTGCTGGCGGCGGTGAACCTGGTGGAAACCGGCATGGGGCGCATCGATGGCGTGTCCGTTGCCAATGCCCAGGGCCCGATGCAGTTTCTGCCCACCACCTGGACGGAGCCCGGCATCGGCGCCGGTGATATTAGTGATCCCCACGACGCCATCCAGGCTGCCGCGCGTTATCTGGTCCGCCGAGGAGGACTCAAGAACATCCGACGTGGTCTCTGGGGGTACAACAACAGTGACTACTACGGACGCGCCGTTCTTCTGTATGCCTCGCTGATGAAGGACGACCCCCGGGCCTACACCGGTTTGTATCACTGGGAAATTCATTTCAATGCCGATGCCGGCGATCTCTGGTTGCCCGTCGGCTACAACCAGCAACGCCCGATCGCGGTGAAGGACTACCTGCTCAGGCACCCTGAAAGTCGTCCACCGGCATCCTGA
- a CDS encoding O-acetylhomoserine aminocarboxypropyltransferase/cysteine synthase family protein encodes MSQRFETLQLHAGQSPDSATNARAVPIYQTSSYVFNDAEHGANLFGLKEFGNIYTRLMNPTTDVFEKRVAALEGGVAALATASGQSAQFLAITNCMQAGDNFVSTSFLYGGTYNQFKVQFPRLGIDVRFADGDDVESFAAQIDDKTKGLYVEAMGNPRFNIPDFEGLSALAKERGIPLIVDNTLGACGALMRPIDHGADVVVESATKWIGGHGTSLGGVIVDAGTFNWGNGKFPLLSQPSAAYHGLVHWDAFGFGSDVCKMLGVPDNRNVAFALRARVEGLRDWGPAVSPFNSFLLLQGLETLSLRVERHTENAMALATWLATHPNVEHVSYPGLSSDPYHAAAKKYLTGRGMGCMLMFSLKGGYDDAVRFINSLQLASHLANVGDAKTLVIHPASTTHQQLSEDEQASAGVTPTMVRVSVGLEHIDDIKADFEQALA; translated from the coding sequence ATGTCTCAGCGTTTCGAAACCCTCCAGCTGCATGCCGGCCAGTCTCCAGACTCGGCCACCAATGCCAGAGCGGTGCCGATTTATCAGACCAGCTCCTACGTCTTCAACGACGCCGAGCACGGCGCCAACCTGTTTGGACTGAAGGAATTCGGCAACATCTACACCCGTCTGATGAACCCGACGACGGATGTGTTCGAGAAGCGGGTGGCGGCCCTGGAAGGGGGTGTGGCCGCGCTGGCCACAGCCTCCGGTCAGTCGGCTCAGTTCCTGGCGATCACGAATTGCATGCAGGCAGGGGATAACTTTGTGTCCACGTCGTTCCTTTACGGCGGCACCTACAACCAGTTCAAAGTGCAATTCCCCCGGCTGGGCATCGACGTGCGCTTCGCTGATGGCGACGACGTGGAGAGCTTTGCTGCGCAGATCGACGACAAAACCAAAGGCCTCTACGTCGAAGCGATGGGCAATCCACGCTTCAACATCCCCGATTTCGAGGGCCTCTCAGCCCTGGCTAAAGAGCGCGGCATCCCATTGATCGTGGACAACACCTTGGGAGCTTGCGGTGCCCTGATGCGTCCGATCGATCATGGCGCGGATGTGGTGGTGGAAAGCGCCACCAAGTGGATTGGCGGCCATGGCACCAGCCTCGGTGGCGTGATCGTTGATGCCGGCACATTTAACTGGGGCAATGGCAAATTCCCGCTGCTGAGCCAACCCAGTGCGGCTTATCACGGCCTTGTGCACTGGGATGCCTTCGGCTTCGGCAGCGACGTCTGCAAGATGCTGGGAGTGCCGGACAACCGCAACGTCGCCTTTGCCCTGCGAGCCCGGGTCGAGGGTCTACGGGACTGGGGTCCGGCGGTTAGTCCCTTCAATAGCTTCCTGCTGCTGCAAGGTCTAGAAACCCTCAGCCTGCGGGTGGAGCGCCACACGGAGAACGCCATGGCGCTGGCCACCTGGCTAGCAACGCACCCCAATGTGGAGCATGTGAGCTACCCAGGCCTGAGCAGCGATCCGTATCACGCAGCTGCCAAGAAATACCTGACGGGCCGGGGCATGGGATGCATGCTGATGTTCTCGCTCAAGGGCGGTTACGACGATGCAGTCCGTTTCATCAACAGCCTTCAACTGGCCAGTCACCTCGCCAATGTGGGGGATGCCAAAACCCTGGTGATCCATCCGGCATCAACAACCCACCAGCAGCTCAGTGAAGACGAACAGGCATCGGCGGGCGTGACACCCACCATGGTCCGCGTCTCCGTGGGACTTGAGCACATCGACGACATCAAAGCCGACTTTGAACAGGCCCTTGCCTGA
- a CDS encoding homoserine O-succinyltransferase translates to MALILPRDYHKIGAVERNRISWIEPAQAELQDIRPLRIGILNIMPLGKQYEFNLLHPLGLSVLQIEPVWIRLASHAYKSWDQEHLKDLYVSWEEALHQGPLDGLIITGAPVEHLPFEQVNYWQELVELIEEARHSCASTLGLCWAGFALAYLAGVDKIPFERKLFGIYPLRSLIPGHSLMGTQDDRFLCPQSRHAGLPDSAMESAQRQGRLRLLAYGEDVGYTIFETPDQRQLMHLGHPEYNVGRILGEMERDRARGDVPPPENFDADQPQTSWRSHRNLLFQQWLWFCYQRVSLTA, encoded by the coding sequence ATGGCACTGATCCTTCCCCGCGATTACCACAAGATCGGTGCCGTGGAGCGCAACAGGATCTCCTGGATCGAACCCGCTCAGGCGGAACTCCAGGACATCCGGCCCCTGCGGATCGGCATTCTCAACATCATGCCCCTGGGCAAGCAGTACGAATTCAACCTGCTGCACCCCCTGGGTCTGTCCGTCCTCCAGATCGAACCGGTGTGGATCCGGCTCGCCTCCCATGCCTACAAAAGCTGGGACCAGGAGCACCTCAAGGATCTGTACGTCAGTTGGGAGGAAGCCCTTCACCAAGGACCACTGGACGGATTGATCATCACGGGCGCACCGGTGGAACACCTGCCCTTCGAGCAGGTCAACTACTGGCAGGAACTGGTGGAACTGATCGAGGAGGCCCGCCATAGCTGCGCCAGCACTTTGGGACTGTGCTGGGCCGGCTTTGCACTCGCTTATCTGGCCGGTGTGGACAAGATTCCGTTCGAACGAAAGTTGTTCGGCATCTACCCGTTGCGCAGCCTTATTCCTGGACATTCATTGATGGGGACCCAGGACGACCGATTTCTCTGTCCGCAGAGCCGCCACGCCGGGTTGCCCGACAGCGCCATGGAGTCAGCCCAGCGCCAGGGTCGACTGAGGCTGCTGGCCTATGGAGAAGACGTCGGCTACACGATCTTTGAAACACCGGATCAGCGCCAGCTGATGCACCTCGGCCATCCGGAATACAACGTGGGACGGATCCTCGGTGAAATGGAACGGGATCGGGCCCGCGGTGATGTGCCGCCGCCGGAGAACTTCGATGCCGACCAACCCCAGACCTCCTGGCGATCCCATCGCAACCTGCTGTTCCAGCAGTGGCTGTGGTTCTGCTATCAGCGGGTGAGCTTGACCGCCTGA
- the stpA gene encoding glucosylglycerol 3-phosphatase has product MPRLAPDQLLEELTPVDDLLIVQDLDGVCMQLVKDPLTRRMDPGYVNAAADLRGSFVVLTNGEHEGRRGVNRLVEAALGDQIKPDQAGLYLPGLAAGGVQFQDRFGHLSHPGVSEAEMAFLAAAPLRMEQLLLERLPSKLLGVSSEQLKVLAQQAVLDTQVSPTINLNGIFALVPGDVSRQRRLQQMLAELMDQLLQEASAAGLEGSFFLHVAPNLGRDADGRERAKPAAAGDVGTTDIQFMLTGSLKEAGLLVLINQHISRRHGVFPLGEEFNVRTAPRDHQALLQLAEERLPMEWMPRLVGVGDTVTSTQAADGHSWLRGGSDRGFLTLLKDLGACSNQPNRVILVDSSHGEVDRPSLADGRLLGISDPEDPLELDVLMPGGPADYISWFQTLAQRRRAGGHAIPETA; this is encoded by the coding sequence ATGCCGCGCCTTGCACCGGATCAGCTTCTTGAGGAACTCACGCCGGTCGATGACCTTCTGATCGTTCAGGACCTCGACGGCGTCTGCATGCAGCTGGTGAAGGATCCCCTCACCCGCCGCATGGATCCTGGCTACGTGAATGCCGCGGCGGACCTGCGAGGGAGCTTTGTGGTGCTCACCAACGGCGAGCACGAGGGACGGCGTGGGGTGAACCGTCTGGTGGAAGCGGCGTTGGGGGATCAGATCAAACCGGACCAGGCGGGCCTCTACCTGCCGGGTCTGGCCGCCGGCGGCGTTCAGTTTCAGGATCGTTTCGGTCATCTCAGTCACCCTGGGGTGAGTGAGGCGGAAATGGCGTTTCTGGCCGCGGCGCCCCTGCGGATGGAGCAGTTGCTGCTGGAGCGCCTGCCGTCGAAACTGCTGGGGGTGTCATCGGAGCAGTTGAAGGTGCTGGCGCAGCAGGCCGTGCTCGACACCCAGGTGTCACCCACCATCAATCTCAACGGTATTTTCGCGCTGGTGCCAGGGGATGTGTCCCGTCAGAGACGTCTTCAGCAGATGCTGGCCGAACTGATGGACCAGTTGCTGCAGGAGGCCAGTGCCGCGGGACTGGAGGGATCATTCTTTCTGCATGTCGCACCCAACCTGGGGCGCGATGCCGACGGCCGCGAACGGGCCAAGCCCGCTGCTGCTGGAGACGTCGGCACAACCGACATCCAGTTCATGTTGACGGGGTCGCTCAAGGAGGCAGGCCTGCTGGTGCTGATCAATCAACACATCTCCCGCCGCCATGGGGTCTTCCCCCTGGGGGAGGAATTCAACGTGCGCACAGCTCCTCGGGATCATCAAGCCCTGCTGCAGTTGGCCGAGGAACGGTTGCCGATGGAGTGGATGCCGCGTCTTGTGGGGGTGGGCGACACGGTGACGTCCACGCAGGCCGCCGACGGGCACAGCTGGCTCCGGGGCGGCAGCGATCGCGGCTTTCTCACCCTGCTGAAGGATCTGGGGGCCTGCAGCAATCAACCCAATCGCGTGATTCTGGTGGACAGCAGCCATGGCGAGGTGGATCGTCCGAGCCTCGCCGATGGTCGTTTGCTGGGCATCAGTGATCCGGAGGATCCGCTGGAGCTGGATGTGCTGATGCCCGGGGGGCCGGCGGACTACATCAGCTGGTTTCAGACCTTGGCGCAGCGTCGACGGGCTGGCGGTCATGCCATTCCCGAGACGGCCTGA
- a CDS encoding phosphotransferase enzyme family protein, giving the protein MQLETFEITLSKAVEAIAGRFHPRERITAIRSLGSGNVNDTFLVTHQGHRPSGPAGSFVLQRLNTRVFERPELVMRNLVALGDHVQRRLASPPEELRGRRWEVPQVVRCRQDGHWVEQDGEFWRSITYIGAATTTDVILNRDHAREVGYGLGMFHSLISDLPTEDLADTLENFHVTPAYLNRYDSVSKSCSSLDDAAQSACAFIEARRQGIDVLEAALQRGELKQRPIHGDPKINNVMIDDASGHAVGLIDLDTVKPGLVHYDIGDCLRSCCNKAGEETDDLNTVVFDLELCEAILDGYLSVARQFLSDWDLNYLPDCIRLIPLELGLRFLTDHLEGDLYFRTERHGHNLQRAAVQFRLTESVEQQLPEIKAMVRRLAGR; this is encoded by the coding sequence TTGCAGCTTGAGACCTTTGAGATCACCTTGAGCAAGGCCGTTGAAGCCATTGCGGGTCGCTTCCATCCCCGCGAACGGATCACGGCCATACGCTCCCTGGGCTCCGGCAACGTCAACGACACCTTTCTGGTGACCCACCAGGGCCATCGCCCCAGTGGACCAGCAGGCTCCTTCGTGCTTCAGAGACTGAACACCCGGGTGTTTGAACGCCCCGAACTGGTGATGCGCAACCTGGTGGCCCTGGGGGACCACGTTCAGCGTCGTCTGGCCTCCCCGCCAGAGGAACTCCGTGGCCGCCGCTGGGAAGTGCCCCAGGTGGTGCGCTGCCGGCAGGACGGGCACTGGGTGGAGCAGGACGGAGAGTTCTGGCGCTCGATCACCTACATCGGTGCCGCCACCACCACGGATGTGATTCTCAACCGCGACCATGCCCGTGAAGTGGGCTACGGGCTGGGCATGTTCCACAGCCTGATAAGTGACCTTCCCACGGAAGATTTGGCCGACACGCTCGAGAACTTTCACGTCACCCCGGCATACCTGAACCGTTACGACAGCGTCAGCAAATCGTGCTCCTCACTGGACGATGCTGCCCAATCCGCCTGTGCCTTCATCGAGGCACGACGGCAGGGCATTGACGTGCTGGAAGCCGCCCTGCAGCGCGGTGAACTGAAACAGCGACCCATCCACGGCGACCCCAAGATCAACAACGTGATGATCGATGATGCCAGCGGTCACGCCGTTGGACTGATCGATCTTGACACCGTGAAGCCTGGATTGGTTCACTACGACATCGGCGATTGCCTGCGCTCTTGCTGCAACAAGGCCGGCGAAGAAACCGACGATCTCAACACGGTGGTCTTCGACCTTGAACTATGTGAAGCGATCCTCGATGGCTACCTCTCCGTGGCTCGCCAGTTCCTCAGCGACTGGGATCTGAACTACCTTCCGGACTGCATTCGCCTGATCCCCTTGGAACTCGGCCTGCGCTTTCTGACGGATCATCTGGAAGGGGACCTCTACTTCCGCACAGAACGTCACGGTCACAACCTGCAGAGAGCTGCCGTGCAATTCCGCCTCACCGAATCGGTGGAACAGCAGTTGCCCGAGATCAAGGCCATGGTGCGTCGCCTGGCGGGTCGCTGA